In one window of Coraliomargarita sinensis DNA:
- a CDS encoding succinate dehydrogenase/fumarate reductase iron-sulfur subunit — MNLTLKVWRQKNGETKGKFEEYPLSDVSEDSSFLEMLDILNEQLVEQGQEPVAFDHDCREGICGMCSMTINGIPHGPQRATTACQLHMRHFRDGQTITIEPWRAKPFPVMKDLVVDRSPFDRIIQSGGFITGRTGSAVDANDMPIPKSTADYAMDAAACIGCGACVAACPNASAMLFTAAKASHMNSLPQGKAEKDRRTLAMVSTMDDEGFGGCTNIGECEAVCPKQISLDMIAHLNRDYAQAQVKNFFQTVS; from the coding sequence ATGAATCTAACACTCAAGGTCTGGCGCCAAAAGAACGGCGAGACCAAAGGAAAATTTGAAGAGTATCCGTTGAGTGATGTCTCCGAGGATTCCTCATTTCTGGAGATGCTCGATATTCTCAACGAGCAACTCGTCGAGCAGGGGCAGGAGCCGGTGGCATTCGACCATGATTGCCGCGAGGGTATTTGCGGCATGTGCTCCATGACCATTAACGGCATCCCTCACGGACCACAACGGGCGACCACTGCCTGCCAACTCCACATGCGTCATTTCCGTGACGGTCAAACCATCACGATCGAACCATGGCGGGCCAAACCCTTTCCGGTGATGAAAGACCTGGTCGTGGACCGCTCACCCTTCGACCGCATTATACAGTCGGGAGGTTTTATTACCGGACGTACTGGTAGCGCCGTCGATGCAAATGATATGCCGATTCCTAAAAGCACGGCGGACTACGCGATGGATGCGGCGGCATGTATCGGTTGTGGTGCTTGTGTGGCGGCCTGCCCAAATGCATCGGCAATGCTCTTCACTGCAGCGAAAGCCTCACACATGAACAGCCTTCCCCAGGGTAAGGCGGAAAAAGATCGCCGTACTTTGGCTATGGTTTCCACCATGGATGACGAGGGTTTTGGTGGCTGCACCAATATCGGAGAGTGTGAGGCTGTTTGCCCGAAACAAATCTCTCTGGACATGATTGCCCACCTCAACCGTGATTATGCTCAGGCGCAGGTGAAGAATTTCTTTCAAACCGTTTCCTGA
- a CDS encoding DUF7507 domain-containing protein: protein MKKFLGATVMVGMFAVSGFQLHADPDPGKNFTVSDSPDTTVFNLKVPSNNRHINDFRGQPKAEPAPAPAPAPAPKADCDPGVVTDYVDQYLVRLEKSAPAMVSLNENYDYNYTVTAKDKVKKVVVEEQIPAGTTYVSSDPEADVSGSNVTWTLYNLEKGDNVALKLTVKPTQVADLSSCATITAYPEACTTTSVGVPELAIVKTTPNEQVLLGAGVPWNITVTNTGNFCAYDVVVTDTLPNGVTHASGEKVLTTELGTLAPGESRDITVNTEAAATGEHCNVAVVDSSNAGSAKDDACVVVVEAGLDVTKEGTPMQFVGKKASYTIKVTNTGDVPLTDVVVTDTVPSQNELLAAPGAQINGNTATWTTNLGAGESKSFELTVRGKQGGTYCNQVSASSAEYGLSGSDEACTEWRGYPALLIEVIDTEDPLLEGEQTTYVVQITNQGTAQDTNVTLDVALPGELKVISASGDTKGTISGNKVSFAAYPVLKAKEIIEFRVVAEAVSEGDARFKAQMDSDLLRSPVPEEEATQVY from the coding sequence ATGAAAAAGTTCCTAGGAGCTACCGTTATGGTCGGAATGTTTGCTGTGTCTGGTTTTCAGCTTCACGCTGATCCGGACCCAGGCAAAAATTTCACCGTTTCGGATTCTCCTGACACAACGGTCTTCAATCTGAAGGTCCCGTCCAACAACCGACATATTAACGATTTCCGTGGTCAGCCAAAAGCTGAGCCAGCACCGGCACCTGCGCCGGCACCTGCGCCCAAGGCTGATTGCGACCCCGGCGTTGTTACCGATTACGTAGACCAGTACCTGGTCCGTCTGGAAAAGTCGGCTCCCGCCATGGTTTCTCTGAACGAGAACTATGACTACAACTATACCGTTACCGCTAAAGACAAGGTAAAGAAGGTTGTTGTCGAGGAGCAGATTCCTGCCGGCACCACTTATGTTTCCAGTGATCCGGAAGCAGATGTCAGTGGCAGCAATGTCACCTGGACGCTCTACAACCTTGAGAAAGGTGACAATGTCGCTCTCAAGCTTACGGTGAAGCCGACACAAGTTGCGGATCTCAGCAGCTGTGCAACAATCACCGCCTACCCGGAAGCTTGCACGACAACTTCGGTTGGTGTGCCGGAACTGGCTATTGTTAAGACGACTCCCAATGAGCAGGTGCTTCTTGGTGCCGGTGTTCCCTGGAACATCACGGTCACCAATACCGGTAACTTCTGCGCTTATGATGTTGTCGTCACCGACACACTTCCAAACGGCGTGACACACGCTTCCGGTGAGAAGGTACTGACCACTGAGTTAGGCACACTTGCACCGGGTGAAAGCCGTGACATCACTGTGAACACAGAAGCCGCTGCTACCGGCGAACACTGCAACGTTGCCGTTGTTGATTCCTCCAATGCCGGCTCCGCCAAGGATGACGCTTGCGTCGTCGTCGTGGAAGCAGGTCTGGATGTAACGAAGGAAGGCACACCGATGCAGTTTGTCGGCAAGAAGGCCTCTTACACCATCAAGGTGACCAACACCGGTGATGTGCCGCTTACCGACGTCGTCGTTACCGATACTGTACCGTCCCAGAACGAGCTGCTTGCGGCTCCGGGCGCCCAGATCAACGGTAACACCGCTACTTGGACAACCAACCTTGGTGCCGGCGAATCCAAGAGCTTCGAGCTCACAGTTCGTGGTAAGCAAGGTGGCACCTACTGTAACCAAGTCAGCGCTTCTTCCGCTGAATACGGTCTCAGTGGTTCCGACGAAGCTTGCACCGAATGGCGCGGCTATCCGGCTCTCCTCATCGAGGTGATCGATACGGAAGATCCGTTGCTTGAAGGTGAGCAAACCACATATGTGGTACAAATCACTAACCAGGGTACCGCTCAGGATACCAACGTCACACTTGATGTGGCACTTCCGGGCGAGCTTAAGGTGATCTCCGCATCCGGTGACACCAAGGGCACGATCTCTGGTAACAAGGTAAGCTTCGCTGCTTATCCGGTACTCAAGGCCAAGGAAATTATCGAATTCCGCGTGGTTGCAGAAGCCGTCTCCGAAGGTGACGCACGCTTCAAGGCCCAAATGGATTCCGATCTGCTCCGCAGCCCGGTTCCGGAAGAAGAAGCCACACAGGTTTACTAA
- a CDS encoding ExbD/TolR family protein → MARRRKSHPPEEDFPMTPMIDMVFLLLVFFMTVSTLAQADKQVKLDLPESEQSDVPDDLSDRGTVSLDADGNLYLGARPLDIEGMQGEMKQALEANPELRIHVRADSQTPYREIRKVLNACAEVGAYEVIYATYQSR, encoded by the coding sequence ATGGCACGCCGCCGAAAGAGCCACCCGCCGGAAGAGGATTTTCCCATGACGCCGATGATCGACATGGTCTTCCTTCTCTTGGTCTTCTTTATGACGGTCAGCACGCTTGCCCAGGCCGACAAGCAGGTGAAGCTGGACCTGCCTGAATCCGAGCAGAGTGATGTTCCCGATGATTTGTCGGACCGTGGCACGGTTTCCCTGGATGCCGATGGGAATCTTTACCTGGGGGCACGTCCGCTCGATATAGAAGGGATGCAGGGCGAGATGAAGCAGGCGCTCGAAGCTAATCCGGAATTACGTATTCATGTCCGCGCGGACTCCCAAACGCCTTATCGGGAGATCAGGAAAGTCCTCAATGCATGTGCCGAGGTCGGTGCTTATGAGGTCATATACGCGACCTACCAATCACGCTGA
- a CDS encoding ExbD/TolR family protein: MAKLRRRQEDKTSIPIAPMIDVVFLLLIYFMVSSTLERQEADLSFQLPGSVEQEEPLDLPDEQVIEIQDGGQVVVNDYSYDSPEEDRFDELAAMLTRFREASEANKVEAIVTISPGGSVKHAQIVKVMDACSLAGIEAVNFALGGEG, translated from the coding sequence ATGGCGAAATTACGCAGAAGGCAGGAAGACAAAACCTCCATACCAATCGCTCCTATGATTGATGTGGTTTTCTTGCTGCTGATCTACTTCATGGTTTCATCGACACTGGAACGTCAGGAAGCGGATCTCTCATTTCAGCTTCCCGGTTCGGTGGAGCAGGAAGAACCCTTGGATTTACCGGACGAGCAGGTAATTGAGATACAGGATGGCGGCCAGGTTGTGGTGAATGATTATTCCTACGACAGTCCGGAGGAAGACCGTTTCGACGAATTAGCTGCCATGCTGACACGTTTCCGTGAGGCCAGTGAGGCCAACAAGGTGGAGGCGATTGTCACCATCTCGCCGGGCGGTAGCGTTAAGCACGCCCAAATCGTCAAGGTGATGGACGCCTGCTCGCTCGCGGGTATCGAAGCGGTTAATTTTGCTTTGGGTGGCGAAGGTTAG
- a CDS encoding putative manganese-dependent inorganic diphosphatase encodes MSSPIYILGHKNPDVDAICSALAYEAYKHATGQSEYIAARCGNSNARIEAILERFKVKLPRFIGDVTPRVDNLMHKQVLSVSRESTCSEALELIDKYDVRALPVVDSEGHVEGMVSIFQLGEFFIPKPKEPKAMRRVNTSISSIIRSLDAEILHCDNTDQIEELFVRIGAMDIRSFGSHHKEQGLPSEKSIIIVGDRWDIQERSIQLGVRLLVVTGGLEVDEDVVARAKEHNVSLIVSPYDSATTSWIIKTATHIGGVIESEVQRFTPQDTIASVKRRIANSADPLYMVVNDDQQLIGVFSKSDILRPSSTRIALVDHNELGQAVNGASDVQITEILDHHRLGNIPTEQPILFINRPVGSTCSIVADLFRSAGLTPKPSIAGVMMAGIISDTLLLNSPTTTPLEGELLDWLSPIADIEPKELADIIFSAGSLIINNTAEQVISADCKIYDEGDFRYSVSQIEELGFDNFWKNEEELSDELEAYRQKEELYFSFLLVTDINSQNSLLVAAANDEVKSAISYPRRSQSNIYELTGIVSRKKQLIPYISTMLKTMGMLG; translated from the coding sequence ATGTCCTCACCTATCTATATCCTCGGTCATAAGAACCCCGATGTGGATGCCATCTGTTCTGCACTGGCATACGAAGCGTACAAGCATGCCACGGGACAGTCCGAGTATATCGCAGCTCGCTGCGGCAACTCCAACGCACGTATTGAAGCCATTCTCGAGCGCTTTAAAGTAAAGCTCCCCCGTTTCATCGGTGATGTGACGCCACGGGTCGATAATCTGATGCACAAGCAGGTCTTGAGCGTCTCCCGCGAAAGCACCTGTTCCGAAGCACTCGAACTCATCGACAAATATGACGTCCGCGCACTTCCCGTAGTCGACAGCGAAGGTCATGTGGAAGGCATGGTCTCGATTTTCCAGCTGGGCGAATTTTTCATTCCCAAGCCCAAAGAGCCCAAGGCGATGCGACGGGTCAACACCAGCATTAGCTCGATCATACGATCGCTCGATGCAGAAATTCTGCACTGTGATAACACCGATCAGATTGAAGAACTGTTCGTCCGGATTGGTGCTATGGACATCCGCTCCTTTGGGAGCCATCACAAGGAACAGGGACTCCCCTCGGAAAAAAGCATCATCATCGTTGGCGACCGCTGGGATATTCAGGAACGTTCCATCCAGCTGGGCGTTCGTCTCCTGGTGGTGACCGGCGGACTGGAGGTCGACGAAGATGTGGTGGCGCGGGCGAAAGAGCATAATGTTTCACTGATTGTCAGCCCATACGACTCCGCAACCACCTCCTGGATCATCAAAACCGCGACGCACATCGGCGGCGTCATCGAATCCGAAGTTCAGCGCTTCACCCCCCAGGATACCATCGCCTCCGTCAAGCGGCGTATCGCAAATAGCGCCGACCCTCTCTATATGGTGGTTAACGACGACCAGCAACTTATCGGAGTCTTCTCGAAAAGTGATATTCTTCGCCCCAGTAGCACACGTATCGCACTCGTTGACCACAACGAGTTGGGCCAGGCGGTAAATGGAGCCAGCGATGTGCAAATCACGGAAATCCTGGACCATCACCGGTTGGGCAATATTCCGACCGAGCAGCCGATCTTGTTCATTAATCGACCGGTAGGATCCACCTGTTCCATTGTCGCCGATCTCTTCCGCTCCGCCGGCCTCACCCCAAAGCCATCTATTGCCGGCGTCATGATGGCGGGAATCATTTCCGACACCCTACTCCTCAACAGCCCGACAACGACTCCCCTTGAAGGTGAGCTGCTGGATTGGCTCAGCCCGATCGCGGACATCGAGCCCAAGGAACTGGCTGACATCATTTTTTCCGCGGGCTCACTCATTATCAACAACACTGCGGAACAGGTCATCAGCGCAGACTGCAAAATCTACGATGAAGGTGATTTCCGCTACTCCGTCTCACAGATTGAGGAACTTGGCTTCGACAACTTTTGGAAAAATGAAGAGGAACTCAGCGACGAACTCGAAGCTTATCGTCAAAAGGAGGAGCTCTATTTCAGTTTCCTACTGGTGACCGATATCAACTCGCAAAACTCACTTCTTGTAGCTGCTGCCAATGATGAAGTGAAGTCGGCCATTAGCTATCCTCGCCGTAGCCAGAGCAACATTTACGAATTAACGGGCATTGTCAGCCGTAAGAAGCAATTGATCCCCTACATCTCGACCATGTTGAAGACGATGGGCATGCTTGGCTAG
- a CDS encoding type II secretion system protein, translating to MNTTKSPRAGFTLIELLTVIAIIGILAAILIPAVGAVRIKAAQASSQSNLKQIALAYNNFSISGSRTRIITQGTWAPGEFSANTPAQWAQVLAEFGGLNDGALYFIGSDVNVAALADIPQIILQNINTATDVAPTTDWNAAADAVSYEMGADLSPNAQATITPLIWTRGLLTTGQWEPTSPWEGQGGHIAYLDGHVVFYEDVVDQLVDPVDASKTSSIEDAVGVNGEILRESN from the coding sequence ATGAATACTACTAAATCACCCCGTGCAGGTTTTACCCTGATTGAACTTCTTACCGTTATCGCGATTATCGGCATTCTTGCCGCGATCCTTATTCCTGCTGTTGGCGCGGTGCGAATCAAAGCTGCCCAAGCTTCTTCGCAAAGTAACCTCAAGCAGATTGCCTTGGCTTATAACAATTTCAGCATCTCCGGTTCCAGAACACGGATTATCACCCAAGGCACTTGGGCTCCCGGCGAATTCAGCGCAAATACCCCAGCACAGTGGGCTCAAGTTCTTGCAGAGTTCGGCGGTTTGAATGACGGTGCCCTCTACTTCATCGGTTCAGATGTGAATGTTGCGGCACTTGCTGATATTCCTCAAATCATCCTTCAAAATATCAACACGGCCACTGATGTAGCGCCTACTACTGACTGGAATGCTGCTGCTGACGCTGTCAGCTATGAAATGGGGGCCGACCTCAGCCCCAATGCACAGGCCACGATTACCCCGCTGATTTGGACACGTGGACTGCTTACTACCGGCCAATGGGAGCCGACCTCTCCATGGGAAGGTCAAGGCGGACACATCGCCTACCTGGATGGTCACGTTGTCTTCTACGAAGACGTGGTTGATCAGCTTGTCGATCCTGTTGATGCCTCCAAGACCAGCAGCATTGAAGATGCAGTCGGTGTGAACGGCGAAATCCTGAGAGAATCCAACTAA
- a CDS encoding DUF4126 domain-containing protein produces the protein MNEFMAIFAGVGLAAACGFRVFVPLFVASLAANTGMEVDFLGGFNVEEVLGEHHWLGSTPVTIMLGVATVVEIGSYYIPWIDNALDTIATPLAVTAGTVITGTMLPEFMGDGSFKWAVAMIAGGGTAGVVQGASVIARGTSSATTGGIGNPAVSTAELGGSVLTAGLAVLIPILAGVLVLFLLYFVIRTIYRYFKRRAAAKREAKLAAKAAGERTDDKSYIP, from the coding sequence ATGAACGAATTTATGGCTATCTTTGCGGGGGTCGGACTGGCCGCCGCGTGCGGTTTCCGTGTTTTTGTCCCTCTTTTCGTCGCGAGCCTGGCGGCAAACACGGGAATGGAGGTCGATTTCCTCGGAGGCTTCAATGTCGAAGAAGTGTTAGGAGAGCACCACTGGTTGGGCAGTACGCCGGTGACTATTATGCTTGGCGTAGCAACGGTCGTGGAAATAGGCAGTTACTACATCCCCTGGATTGACAATGCCCTGGATACGATTGCGACCCCGTTGGCGGTGACGGCGGGCACGGTCATCACCGGCACCATGCTGCCTGAATTCATGGGGGACGGTTCCTTTAAGTGGGCCGTCGCGATGATTGCCGGAGGTGGTACGGCAGGGGTGGTTCAGGGAGCTTCGGTGATCGCCCGCGGAACCTCCTCGGCCACGACGGGGGGGATTGGCAACCCGGCCGTATCCACGGCCGAGTTGGGCGGTTCCGTCCTGACGGCGGGCTTGGCCGTGTTGATTCCGATTCTCGCGGGTGTTTTGGTTCTTTTCCTACTCTATTTCGTGATTCGAACGATTTATCGCTATTTCAAACGCCGGGCGGCGGCAAAACGGGAAGCCAAGCTCGCGGCCAAGGCTGCCGGCGAGCGGACTGACGACAAAAGCTATATTCCGTAG
- a CDS encoding 1,4-dihydroxy-2-naphthoate polyprenyltransferase produces the protein MSKIPVWLEATRPKTLSAAVCPVLVGTSLAWHAGLFDWRPALICLFFALLVQIGTNFANDYLDGVKGSDTQKRIGPQRAVASGLVRADSMKRAALVVLGAAFCLGLLLIPFGGWWLLAVGVVSVLCAWCYTGGPYPLAYNGLGDVFVILFFGFIAVGCTYFVQAGPPDWVVYWSGFACGLLINNILVVNNYRDVEEDLVSGKKTLAVSFGRTFALWQYRTTVFTVAMITCCLSVALQNRLLPLALLALIPAALLAWRLPELHSSDEYLAALKTSGVVVAAYGLVFSAALAF, from the coding sequence ATGAGTAAAATTCCCGTCTGGCTGGAGGCCACTCGCCCCAAAACACTATCGGCGGCCGTCTGTCCGGTCTTGGTCGGCACATCATTGGCATGGCACGCAGGGCTCTTTGACTGGCGACCTGCATTGATTTGCCTATTTTTTGCATTGTTGGTACAAATCGGAACGAACTTTGCCAATGACTACCTGGACGGTGTGAAGGGTTCGGATACGCAAAAGCGGATCGGTCCTCAACGCGCTGTGGCAAGCGGTCTGGTGCGCGCCGATTCCATGAAGCGAGCGGCGTTGGTTGTGTTGGGGGCTGCTTTTTGCCTCGGGCTTTTACTCATCCCTTTCGGAGGCTGGTGGCTGCTGGCAGTGGGCGTGGTCTCTGTCCTCTGTGCCTGGTGTTACACCGGGGGGCCTTACCCCCTGGCTTACAATGGGCTGGGGGATGTCTTTGTCATTTTGTTTTTCGGCTTTATTGCCGTCGGTTGCACTTATTTTGTTCAGGCAGGTCCACCGGATTGGGTGGTGTACTGGTCCGGCTTCGCCTGTGGCCTGCTGATTAACAACATTCTGGTGGTCAACAACTACAGAGATGTGGAGGAGGACCTCGTTTCGGGTAAAAAGACCCTGGCGGTAAGCTTCGGCCGTACATTTGCATTGTGGCAGTACCGGACGACTGTGTTTACCGTCGCCATGATCACATGCTGTCTTTCCGTGGCGCTGCAGAACCGCTTACTGCCTCTAGCTCTGTTGGCCCTGATTCCTGCCGCTTTGCTGGCATGGCGTTTGCCTGAGCTTCACAGCTCAGACGAATATCTCGCGGCTCTCAAAACATCCGGCGTGGTCGTGGCCGCTTACGGCTTGGTCTTTTCGGCTGCCCTTGCTTTTTGA
- a CDS encoding bifunctional heptose 7-phosphate kinase/heptose 1-phosphate adenyltransferase codes for MDIQNTLKKLPDLNVLVIGDIMLDHYIMGDATRISPEAPVPVVSVASDRYVPGGAANVANNLAGLGIRPTILGSYSDDHECLRLRELLAGKQIKLSALGQKQNIPTILKTRVVVQRQQLCRIDREGKASDYALDHLFDSKEFNELIGAADAILLSDYAKGVINDGLLQRIRSEFANKATSPLLVIDPKPKRHLDLQGLGLMTPNRAEALQMAGFDNSPDADFDDTAVCDAIFRKYGPEKLVITLGADGMLLGEAGRIIGRMTTEAREVFDVSGAGDTVIAVLTAALAAGESLEDAAALANKAAGIVVGHLGTAPISSAELLAKRPN; via the coding sequence ATGGATATTCAGAACACGCTGAAGAAGCTCCCGGACTTGAACGTTCTCGTGATCGGGGACATTATGCTGGACCACTACATCATGGGGGATGCCACACGCATCTCGCCTGAAGCCCCTGTCCCTGTCGTCTCTGTGGCATCGGACCGCTATGTCCCCGGAGGGGCCGCCAATGTCGCGAACAATCTGGCAGGCCTCGGCATCCGCCCGACGATACTCGGAAGCTACAGCGACGACCACGAGTGCCTGCGCCTGCGGGAACTACTGGCGGGAAAACAGATCAAACTCTCCGCATTGGGCCAAAAGCAGAACATCCCCACCATTTTAAAGACTCGGGTTGTCGTCCAAAGGCAACAACTCTGCCGGATCGACCGCGAGGGCAAGGCAAGCGACTATGCCCTGGATCATCTTTTTGATTCCAAGGAGTTTAACGAATTAATCGGCGCAGCTGATGCCATCCTCCTTTCCGACTACGCAAAAGGGGTCATCAACGACGGACTGCTGCAGCGGATACGCTCGGAATTCGCAAACAAGGCGACATCTCCCCTACTGGTAATCGATCCCAAGCCAAAACGACACTTGGACCTGCAGGGACTCGGGCTGATGACTCCCAACCGTGCGGAAGCCTTGCAGATGGCGGGATTCGACAACAGCCCCGATGCCGACTTTGATGATACGGCAGTGTGCGATGCCATCTTCAGGAAATATGGCCCGGAGAAACTGGTCATCACTCTTGGAGCGGACGGAATGCTACTGGGCGAAGCCGGGCGAATCATCGGACGGATGACGACGGAAGCACGTGAAGTTTTTGATGTCTCCGGTGCCGGTGATACGGTAATCGCCGTTTTAACTGCCGCGCTTGCCGCTGGCGAAAGCCTCGAAGATGCTGCCGCGCTAGCCAATAAAGCGGCCGGCATCGTGGTGGGACACCTGGGAACGGCGCCCATCTCCTCGGCCGAATTGCTCGCAAAGCGACCGAACTAA
- a CDS encoding D-sedoheptulose-7-phosphate isomerase: MTTAEEEYGKLKSTLEAFEAQLPAVETTAELIVQRLQSGHTVFACGNGGSATDSMHLCEELVGRYRGDRRPLPAVSLNTDTSVLTCIANDYGFDEIFSRQVEALVKKGDIVVGFSTSGNSENIFQALRAASAKGATTILLSGGDGGKIKEIADHTVIVPNHNTARIQEIHTFILHTWLEQVEGMDWT; the protein is encoded by the coding sequence ATGACCACCGCAGAAGAAGAATACGGAAAGCTCAAATCCACTCTTGAGGCTTTTGAAGCGCAGCTACCCGCAGTCGAAACCACCGCGGAATTGATTGTCCAGCGCCTGCAGTCGGGCCACACCGTCTTTGCCTGCGGCAACGGCGGCAGCGCGACCGACTCCATGCACCTTTGCGAAGAGCTCGTCGGACGCTATCGCGGTGATCGGCGTCCACTGCCGGCCGTCTCCCTCAACACCGACACGTCGGTACTGACCTGCATCGCAAACGACTACGGCTTCGACGAAATCTTCTCCCGGCAGGTGGAAGCGCTCGTCAAAAAAGGCGATATTGTCGTCGGTTTCTCCACCAGCGGAAACTCGGAAAACATTTTTCAGGCCCTTCGCGCCGCCTCAGCCAAAGGAGCCACCACCATACTGCTCTCCGGTGGCGATGGCGGAAAGATCAAAGAGATTGCGGACCATACCGTCATCGTCCCGAATCATAACACAGCTCGTATTCAGGAAATACATACCTTTATACTTCATACCTGGCTGGAACAGGTCGAAGGTATGGATTGGACCTAG
- a CDS encoding adenylyltransferase/cytidyltransferase family protein yields MHLPNEKWLTLEEAVGMRQKLRDAGRTMVMTNGCFDLLHVGHISYLEASRKLGDSLWVLINSDESVRALKGPTRPIESEAERAYCLAALNCVDHIVVFNNPRLIEEIKLLQPDIYTKAGDYTLDTLHAGEREAFEAVGTEIKFLPFLEGFSTTRMIEKIHRAASL; encoded by the coding sequence ATGCACCTTCCCAACGAAAAATGGCTGACCCTGGAAGAGGCTGTCGGAATGCGCCAAAAGCTGCGTGATGCGGGCCGCACCATGGTCATGACCAATGGTTGTTTTGATCTACTGCATGTCGGTCATATCTCCTATCTGGAAGCCTCCAGGAAGTTGGGCGACAGTCTGTGGGTGTTGATCAACAGTGATGAAAGCGTGCGTGCGCTGAAGGGCCCCACCCGCCCGATTGAGTCCGAAGCGGAGCGCGCCTACTGCTTGGCGGCACTTAACTGCGTGGATCACATCGTTGTCTTCAACAACCCACGCCTGATCGAGGAGATCAAACTGCTTCAACCTGACATCTACACCAAGGCCGGGGACTACACCCTGGACACCCTGCACGCCGGCGAGCGTGAGGCTTTCGAAGCGGTCGGTACCGAAATCAAATTTCTTCCTTTTCTCGAGGGCTTCAGCACCACCAGGATGATCGAAAAAATTCACCGTGCCGCCAGCTTGTAA
- the rfaD gene encoding ADP-glyceromanno-heptose 6-epimerase yields MKTGNYTLVTGGAGFIGSALVQALNQRGNCDIVIADILGQDDKFKNLVPLRYADYLEADDLLELAETEPEYFDQFSTIYHLGACSATTEKDASYLIRNNYEYTKALATIAIEKNIRFVYASSAATYGDGSQGMEDTLEDLHTLCPLNMYGYSKHMFDCYAQRMGWLDRIVGLKYFNVFGPNENHKGDMRSLVNKAYDQVTATGEIGLFKSYHPDYTDGNQMRDFLYVKDAVAMSIHLAETPAANGLFNLGSGEANTWNALAEAIFAALDLEPNIKYIDMPETLKGKYQYYTCANTGKLLSTGFDASKNFNLHSAVKDYVQNYLVPNKHLGQES; encoded by the coding sequence ATGAAAACAGGCAATTACACTCTCGTCACAGGCGGCGCAGGATTTATCGGCAGCGCGCTGGTACAGGCACTCAACCAGAGGGGAAACTGTGACATCGTTATTGCCGACATTCTCGGTCAGGACGACAAATTCAAGAATCTCGTTCCGCTGCGCTACGCCGACTACCTCGAAGCTGACGACCTTCTTGAGCTCGCCGAGACCGAACCGGAGTACTTCGACCAGTTCTCGACCATTTACCATCTCGGTGCCTGCTCTGCCACGACCGAGAAGGACGCCAGTTACCTGATCCGGAATAACTACGAATACACCAAGGCGCTCGCTACGATCGCCATCGAAAAAAACATCCGCTTCGTCTATGCTTCCAGCGCCGCAACCTATGGCGACGGCAGCCAGGGCATGGAGGATACGCTCGAAGACCTGCATACACTGTGCCCGCTCAACATGTATGGTTATTCCAAGCACATGTTCGATTGCTACGCGCAGCGTATGGGCTGGCTGGACCGTATCGTCGGCCTGAAGTATTTCAACGTGTTCGGTCCCAATGAAAACCATAAGGGCGACATGCGCAGCCTGGTCAACAAGGCCTACGATCAAGTGACCGCCACCGGCGAGATCGGGCTCTTCAAGAGCTATCATCCCGATTACACCGACGGCAACCAGATGCGTGACTTCCTCTACGTGAAAGATGCGGTTGCGATGAGCATACACCTCGCGGAAACACCCGCAGCCAACGGCTTGTTTAATCTCGGCAGCGGTGAAGCCAACACCTGGAATGCACTGGCCGAAGCGATATTCGCCGCACTCGACCTCGAGCCGAACATCAAATACATCGACATGCCCGAAACATTAAAGGGCAAGTATCAGTACTACACCTGTGCCAACACCGGGAAGCTGCTTTCCACCGGCTTCGACGCATCCAAAAACTTCAATCTACACAGTGCGGTCAAAGACTACGTGCAAAATTACCTCGTGCCCAACAAACATCTCGGACAGGAGTCCTGA